In Silene latifolia isolate original U9 population chromosome 3, ASM4854445v1, whole genome shotgun sequence, a single window of DNA contains:
- the LOC141649434 gene encoding uncharacterized protein LOC141649434: MSDVDNEFCSSVDLQLIDEELQNYALIDIENSLQINGSSLSRFEGIPLPDMSTSHHRNSLVMNALSYDRQCLSEEHEIQLSSMIDEQRLVYNEVMEAVLNNKEGVFFVYGYGGTGKTFLWRTLCAGFRSKGDIVVAVLSSGIVATLIPGGVTAHSRFGISTNVTEDSICSRIKPDSDLAELLIRAKLIIWDEAPTTHRHCFEALDKSLKDVMRLLHVGNAELPFGGKVVVFGGDF; the protein is encoded by the exons ATGTCCGATGTGGATAACGAATTTTGTAGTagtgttg ATTTACAGCTAATCGATGAAGAgttgcaaaattatgcacttatTGATATTGAAAATTCTCTTCAAATAAATGGTAGTTCACTTAGTCGATTTGAGGGAATACCGCTCCCAGATATGTCTACGTCACATCATCGAAATAGTTTAGTCATGAATGCGTTGTCGTATGACAGACAGTGCTTGAGTGAAGAACATGAGATTCAGCTATCTTCAATGATTGACGAGCAGAGGTTGGTGTATAATGAAGTTATGGAAGCTGTtttaaataataaagaaggagTGTTTTTTGTTTATGGATATGGTGGAACTGGGAAAACGTTCCTTTGGAGAACTTTGTGTGCCGGTTTCAGAAGTAAGGGCGATATTGTTGTGGCTGTTTTGTCAAGTGGAATTGTAGCAACTTTGATACCAGGTGGTGTAACAGCTCATTCCAGGTTTGGAATTTCTACTAATGTAACGGAGGACTCCATCTGCTCTCGAATTAAGCCCGACAGTGATTTAGCTGAACTTTTGATACGTGCTAAACTCATAATATGGGATGAAGCACCGACGACTCATAGACATTGCTTTGAGGCCCTTGATAAAAGCTTGAAAGATGTAATGCGTCTTTTGCACGTGGGAAATGCTGAACTACCGTTTGGTGGGAAAGTTGTGGTATTCGGGGGTGATTTTTGA
- the LOC141649435 gene encoding uncharacterized protein LOC141649435 has product MRLQVGSSTDNVEELQKLSEWLLEIGDGIAGGENDGEVDLELPADLLIRDVTNPIKTLVDVTYPDLLAQLWNPEYLQQRSILAPTHEIVESVNEYVLSLIKKDERIYLTSDEVCSDDRGTGDGDIHSTEFLNSIKCVGLSNHRLRLKVCAMVMLLRNIDQSRGLCNDMRTSTTTINVVVRPGNPQTTLISISPEPDHQALRVPGSQGT; this is encoded by the exons ATGCGATTGCAAGTTGGTAGTTCAACCGACAATGTCGAGGAGTTACAAAAATTATCTGAATGGCtcttggagattggagatggtatAGCAGGCGGTGAAAATGATGGAGAAGTTGATCTAGAATTACCAGCCGACTTACTCATTCGGGATGTGACGAATCCTATTAAGACATTAGTAGATGTCACTTATCCGGATCTGCTTGCACAATTGTGGAATCCGGAATATCTCCAACAAAGGTCAATCCTCGCCCCTACTCACGAGATTGTTGAATCAGTAAATGAATATGTTTTGTCGCTTATTAAAAAGGATGAGAGAATTTATTTAACCTCCGATGAGGTGTGTAGTGATGACAGAGGTACAGGTGACGGTGACATACACTCTACTGAATTCCTCAACAGTATCAAATGTGTCGGACTCTCGAATCACCGATTGAGGTTGAAGGTCTGTGCTATGGTGATGCTTCTACGAAACATTGATCAATCACGTGGGTTGTGTAACG ATATGCGTACATCTACTACGACTATTAATGTagttgttaggcctggaaatccgcagaccactCTGATCAGCATTTCACCTGAACCTGACCACCAGGCTCTCAgagtgccaggctctcagggcacatga